A genomic segment from Rhizobium sp. NLR16a encodes:
- the acnA gene encoding aconitate hydratase AcnA — protein sequence MSKSLDSFNCRSTLSVGGKEYVYYSLPKAEANGLAGVSKLPYSMKVLLENLLRFEDGQSVTKEHILAVAAWLNNKGAVENEIAYRPARVLMQDFTGVPAVVDLAAMRDAMVSLGGDPEKINPLVPVDLVIDHSVIVDEFGTPQAFAKNVELEYQRNGERYRFLKWGQQAFKNFRVVPPGTGICHQVNLEYLGQTVWTKEEDGETIAYPDTCVGTDSHTTMINGLGVLGWGVGGIEAEAAMLGQPVSMLLPEVIGFKLTGKLKEGVTATDLVLTVVQMLRKKGVVSKFVEFFGPGMDNMPLADRATIGNMGPEYGATCGFFPVDGETINYLTMSGRTHDRIALVEAYSKAQGMWREGDGSDLVFTDTLELDLGDVVPSMAGPKRPEGRIALENIASGFAGSMDADYKKPGQLANRYAVEGTDFDLGHGDVAIAAITSCTNTSNPSVLIAAGLLARNAVAKGLKTKPWVKTSLAPGSQVVGEYLAKSGLQADLDKLGFNLVGFGCTTCIGNSGPLPAPISKTINDKGLIVSGVLSGNRNFEGRISPDVQANYLASPPLVVAYALAGTVQKDLTKEPIGEDQNGKPVYLKDIWPTSHEVQEFIQKYVTRELYESKYADVFKGDINWQAVQVPPGQTYAWDDNSTYVQNPPYFVGMGKKGTGVADIKGARVLGLFGDKITTDHISPAGSIKAASPAGAYLIGHDVAVADFNQYGTRRGNHEVMMRGTFANIRIRNHMLGPNGKEGGYTIHYPSKEETSIYDAAMQYKAEGVPLVIFAGVEYGNGSSRDWAAKGTNLLGVKAVIAQSFERIHRSNLVGMGVIPFVFEEGTTWQSLGLKGDELVTIEGLDKIKPRERKIAKITYGDGTVKEVPLLSRVDTLDEVIYLNNGGILQTVLRDLAA from the coding sequence GTGTCTAAATCTCTTGACAGTTTCAATTGTCGTTCCACGCTTTCCGTTGGTGGAAAGGAGTATGTCTATTACAGCCTGCCCAAGGCTGAGGCAAACGGTCTGGCCGGCGTATCGAAGCTTCCCTATTCGATGAAGGTGCTGCTCGAAAATCTGCTGCGCTTCGAAGACGGCCAGTCGGTGACCAAGGAGCACATCCTCGCCGTCGCCGCGTGGCTGAACAACAAGGGCGCTGTCGAAAACGAAATCGCCTATCGCCCGGCGCGCGTGCTAATGCAGGACTTCACCGGCGTTCCCGCCGTCGTCGATCTTGCCGCGATGCGCGACGCGATGGTGTCGCTCGGCGGCGATCCCGAGAAGATCAATCCGCTTGTTCCTGTCGACCTCGTCATCGACCACTCCGTCATCGTCGACGAGTTCGGCACGCCGCAGGCTTTCGCCAAGAATGTCGAGCTGGAATATCAGCGCAACGGCGAGCGCTACCGCTTCCTGAAGTGGGGCCAGCAGGCATTCAAGAATTTCCGCGTCGTTCCTCCGGGCACCGGCATCTGTCACCAGGTCAATCTCGAATATCTCGGCCAGACCGTCTGGACCAAGGAAGAGGACGGCGAGACGATCGCCTATCCCGATACCTGCGTCGGCACCGACAGCCACACGACGATGATCAATGGTCTCGGCGTTCTCGGCTGGGGTGTGGGCGGTATCGAGGCTGAAGCCGCCATGCTCGGCCAGCCGGTTTCGATGCTCCTGCCTGAAGTCATCGGCTTCAAGCTGACCGGCAAGCTCAAGGAAGGCGTCACCGCGACCGACCTCGTTCTGACCGTCGTGCAGATGCTGCGCAAGAAGGGCGTCGTTTCCAAGTTCGTCGAATTCTTCGGCCCCGGCATGGACAACATGCCGCTCGCTGACCGCGCGACAATCGGCAACATGGGTCCGGAATACGGCGCCACCTGCGGCTTCTTCCCGGTTGACGGCGAAACCATCAACTACCTCACCATGTCCGGCCGCACGCATGACCGCATCGCCCTCGTCGAAGCCTATTCGAAGGCCCAGGGCATGTGGCGCGAAGGCGACGGTTCCGACCTCGTCTTCACCGACACGCTGGAACTCGACCTCGGCGACGTCGTGCCGTCGATGGCCGGCCCGAAGCGTCCGGAAGGCCGCATCGCGCTTGAAAACATCGCTTCCGGCTTTGCCGGCTCGATGGATGCCGACTACAAGAAGCCCGGCCAGCTTGCCAACCGCTATGCGGTCGAAGGCACCGATTTCGATCTCGGCCACGGCGACGTCGCGATTGCCGCCATCACCTCCTGCACCAACACCTCCAACCCGTCGGTGCTGATCGCGGCCGGCCTTCTCGCCCGCAACGCCGTTGCCAAGGGACTGAAGACCAAGCCGTGGGTCAAGACCTCGCTGGCTCCGGGATCGCAGGTGGTCGGTGAATATCTCGCCAAGTCAGGTCTGCAGGCCGATCTCGACAAGCTCGGCTTCAATCTCGTCGGCTTCGGCTGCACCACCTGCATCGGCAATTCCGGCCCGCTGCCGGCGCCGATCTCGAAGACGATCAACGACAAGGGTCTGATCGTTTCCGGCGTGCTCTCCGGCAACCGCAACTTCGAAGGCCGCATCTCGCCCGACGTCCAAGCGAACTATCTTGCTTCGCCACCGCTTGTCGTCGCCTATGCTCTCGCCGGCACGGTGCAGAAGGACCTGACCAAGGAGCCGATCGGCGAAGACCAGAACGGCAAGCCCGTCTACCTCAAGGATATCTGGCCGACCTCGCACGAGGTGCAGGAGTTCATCCAGAAATACGTCACCCGCGAACTCTACGAAAGCAAATATGCCGATGTCTTCAAGGGCGACATCAACTGGCAGGCGGTTCAGGTTCCGCCGGGCCAGACCTATGCCTGGGACGACAACTCGACCTATGTCCAGAACCCACCCTACTTCGTCGGCATGGGCAAGAAGGGCACCGGCGTTGCCGACATCAAGGGCGCCCGCGTCCTCGGCCTGTTCGGTGACAAGATCACCACCGACCACATCTCTCCGGCCGGCTCGATCAAGGCGGCATCGCCGGCCGGCGCCTACCTCATCGGCCATGACGTCGCGGTTGCCGACTTCAACCAGTACGGCACGCGGCGCGGCAACCATGAGGTGATGATGCGCGGCACCTTTGCCAATATCCGCATCCGCAACCATATGCTCGGCCCGAACGGCAAGGAAGGCGGCTACACCATCCACTACCCGTCGAAGGAAGAGACTTCGATCTACGACGCCGCCATGCAGTACAAGGCAGAAGGCGTTCCGCTCGTCATCTTCGCCGGTGTCGAATACGGCAACGGCTCCTCGCGCGACTGGGCTGCCAAGGGCACCAACCTGCTCGGCGTCAAGGCTGTCATCGCCCAGAGCTTCGAGCGCATCCATCGCTCGAACCTGGTCGGCATGGGCGTCATCCCCTTCGTCTTCGAAGAGGGCACGACCTGGCAGAGCCTCGGCCTCAAGGGTGATGAGCTCGTCACCATCGAGGGGCTGGACAAGATCAAGCCGCGCGAGAGGAAGATCGCCAAGATTACCTATGGCGACGGCACTGTGAAGGAAGTTCCGCTGCTGTCGCGTGTCGATACGCTCGACGAGGTGATCTACCTCAACAATGGCGGCATTCTGCAGACGGTCCTGCGTGATCTCGCTGCCTGA